The genomic stretch CAGTGTCTCGGCGAGGTGTCCGGCCGCCATCGCCCAGAGGCGATCTGTGGATCGGACGCTGATGGAGAGCTCCCGGCTGCCATTCCGCCAGGCTGGATGGTCAGCCAGTGACAGCCCGTAGGTATGGCCGACGAGGTAGCCGGGTGAGGGATGGTCAAGGTAGGTCATGACGGTGACCTGGCCAAGGCCGGGGCTGGTCGACGGGAAAGGCGTGAAGGCTGGTTCCACCTCTCCTGACAGCCGGTCGAGGTGGGCAAGATAGCGTTCGACGCGGCTGATCATGACCGCATCATGCCCGGCTGGCGGGGTCCTTGTCGATCAAATGCTGGACTCATGGATTGAACAGTCGAAGTCAACCAACGTCGCACACAGCCTTGACATTGCGCTCCAGATTCCACATAACCGAGGAAAAGATCGCCTACTACATGCGGACCCCGGCCTGGTGCCGCGCCACCGCACAAGAGGTCGGACCGGCCTGCGTGGAGGTGATCGCCGCCCTGGGCGAGCGCGGGGTGATGTCCAGCCTGCGGCAGGCCCAAGGCATTCTCGGGCTTCGAGACCGGCACGACCCGGCCCGGCTGGAGGCCGCCTGCCGCAAGGCCCTGACAGCCGGCGACCCGTCGTATCGCACCATCAAGGGCATCCTCACCCTGGGGATCGAGGACGATGCACAGGTCAGGGCGACCGGGGATGCCGGCGCTGCGGCGTTCCTGCACGGCCCCGAGCAGCTGTTCGGCGCCGACCCGGCCGCCGAGCACCGGCAGGCGGCGGACGACACGCTCTCCATGCGGGCCGTGGACGCCGTCCTCACCATGCCGAGCGGCGACGCCCTGCCCGCCATGGTGACCAAGGCCGCGCGATGAGCGAGCCGACCGTGACCCTGTTCCCCGACGAGGCCGTCGAGCTGGCCCGCATCATCGACGTCTTCCTGGAATACGCCGCCAGGGGCAACGACTACCTCATCGCCGACCTGGCCGACATCGCCTACGGCGACCACATCGAGGGCTACCGGGACTGGACCGAGGAGTCCCTGGCCTGGGCCGGACGCCTCGCGCTGCGCATGAGACAACAGGCGGCCGAAGCGACCGCCACCACCACGAACGGAGACGAGCTGTGACCATCTCATCGGTGCTCGACCCGGGCCTGCACGACTCGCTGCGCGCGTTGAAGCTGTCCGGGATGCTGGACACCCTCGACGCCCGTCTAGCCCAGGCCCGCGGCGGCGATCTCGGCCACCTGGACTTCCTGCAAGTGCTCTGCGACGACGAGATCACCCGGCGCGAGCAGCAGGCCATCGCCCGCCGCATCCGCCGCGCCACGTTCGAGTCAGCGCAGGCCACCCTTGAAAGCTTCGACTTCGCCGCCGCCCCCAAGCTGCCCGCGGCGCAGATCCGCGACCTGGCTGGACTGCGCTGGCTCGCCGCCGGCGAGTCGATGATCGCCTACGGCCCGGTCGGGGTCGGCAAGACCCACGTCGCCCAGGCCATGGGCCATCTCGCGATCCGCCGTGGCGCCGAGGTCCGGTTCACCAAGACCAGCCGCCTGCTGGCCGACCTGGCCGGCGGGCACGCCGACCGCAGCTTCGACAAACGGCTGGGCGACTACGTCCGCCCCGCCCTGCTCATCCTGGACGACTTCGCGATGCGCGAGTTCACCCCGGCCCAGGCCGACGACCTCTACGAGCTCGTCTCCGAGCGCACCGCACGCGGAGCCGCCATGGCACTGACCTCGAACAGGCAGCCGTCGGACTGGTATCCCCTGTTCCCGAACCCTGTTGTCGCAGAATCCTTACTCGATCGGCTGATCAACAACAGTCACCAGGTGTTCATGAACGGCCCCAGCTATCGCCCGAACAGGCGACCCGGACGGTCCGCAGACACCACGGAGACCAAGAGCGAGTAGCTTCAGACACGGACCGGACCCTGGTGGATTCCGTGGACGCAGGGGTGGTGGATTACGGCGTCGTCGACACCCAGGCGGTAAGCGGCATCCGCGGGGCGTGTTCAGAACGCGATCGTGAACCGGCCGTCCGCGAGTTTGCGCAGCCAGCCACGGTCGGCGAGCCTGCTCAGCTTCGCCCGCAACGGCTCCAGCTTGCCCCGCTCCCCGACCGGCAGGCCCAGCACCGACCCGACCTCCTTGACCTTCACCGGCCCGGCCGCGTCGCGGACGATCGTCCAGATGCGCTGGTAGTCCGCCGGGAGCACGCCGACGTCGCCATCACCCACGCGTACCGGGATCAGCAGCACCGACCGGCCACCCACCTGAGCCTCCTCCGGCGCCGGCGCGAGCGACAGGTACTCCAGGACGTCCTGCTCGCTGAACCGCTGCACGACCCGCTCGGCCACCACGAGCTCGTCCCGCTCGACGCGCACCTCGTCCAGCTGCTTGACCAGCTGTTCCTCCAGCAGGTCCAGCTCGGCACGCCGCGCGGCGATCCGTTCCAGCATCACCGAATCCGTCATGAAGCCGAGCGTAGGAACCACAGCCAGGCGCCGCGGTCGGAACCAGCGCGAACCACCCGGACGAACGATCTACACCGAAGACACCCGTCCACGACCAGTGCGAACACCCGAGAGCACTGTCACACCAGGCCCCCTGACCAGCCGAAACCAAGATGGTGGATCTTCATTGGCCAAGTTCTGACCAGAACAGGGCCCCGCGGCCAGGTTTCAGAGGCACCATAGGCACCTTCAGGTAGACTGCTCGCAGAACCAGCGTAACCATTCGCTTGAGTGCTCCGTAAGGCAGACGTTCCTCGCAACCTGCTGGACAAGCGCAGGAAACGTGTGATCGTCGCGCCGCCACAGAACGAGCTCTTTGACTGCGGCGAGCTGTTCCAGGACGCGATCAGCCGAAGGTACTGCCGCCGCGCTCAAGTCGGCAAGCAGCGGACTGCTACAGTACCGCTTCTGCAACCACTCACGAGCTGGCTGACGTACGGCCACATCATCATCCGCGATGATCCGATTCACCACTTCCGTAATGTCGCCGAACGCTGGCAGGGCGAGCGTTTCGATCGCTGCACGGCGCAATCCTGAGAAGTCGGACGTCACCGCGCGTGCCAGCAGATCCCGCGTCTCCTCGCCAGGCCCCTGCCTACCTACCAGCGCAATCACGGACTTGATGGCCGTGGAGCAATTCCCGCCTACGGCCTCTCTATAGAGTACTGGCAGGACCTCGTCACGGTCACCCCATGACGTAGCGAGGACGTACCCTGCCTTGACCGCGAGCGCCTGGTCGGCACTGGAGTACAGGCCGAGAAGTGAGGGCAGGTCCAGGGGAAGACCGCTGACCCACCTGGCCAGAGAGAACTCCAGAAAGTAGCGGGTAATGGGTGCGCCGTCGGCAGCGGCGCCCAGCAAGTCGTCGGGCGAGACCTCTCGCAACAATGTCGCAGTTTTTACCGCCTGGTAACGAACCCACCAATGCGAGTCTCTCAGGGAATCAGTCAGTACCTTGCGAAGCCGCGCGATGCCACTGAGCCAGCGCCAGGCATAGACGGCGCACGCTTGCCCGCGCACTAGCTCGTCGGAATCACCGCACAACGCGAGTATGGCGTCCCTAGTCTCCGCGGCATCGGGACAACAGTCCATGAGGAGGTCTAAGGCTGTCATGCGAACAACCGCGCTGGGATCGCGAACCGCGTCAAATAGCATCCGACGGATGTTCGCGTCGTCCCGTCGAATCCGCGTCAACGCAGATAACACGAGCTCGCGTTGTGCGAAATGGGGGTCTACCGCGGCCGTCACGAGGAGTTCCAGGACCATGGGATGATCTGGCCAACGCACGCTGAGCTGATCAATGGCATCCCAGCGCTGGGTCCAGTCGGATGACGACGCGGCCCGTACGAGGTCGTCGAAGTGGTACAGCGGCGGTGGTGACTGGACCGAATCGAGCCTCAGAACCCTGACGGAGCGCTGTGGATCGCGCCTGGCCGCCACTTGCACGACTCGGGTCCCGAGTTCATTCGGTTGGAAGGCTGTCAGCGTCTCGACGGCGAATCGGCGAATCGCCTCGTTGGGGTCCAGCGTGGCGTACCGCAATGCGGCCCAGGCCTCGCGGCTCGCAGTCGCGTCCCGGAACCGGTGCCTGACCAAATGCTGGAGCGCCGCCAAACGGACATCATCGTCCAGATCTCGGGCGGACCGCCGCGCCACCTCTCGTGTTTCCGACTCTTCGGGCCATGCGGCCAAGAGTATCTCGAAGCCGGCGCGACGAATGTAGCCCACCGGTTCGTGGAGCAGGTTTGTAATCCTTTCTCGACTGTCGTTCCGGTGAAGCCCGACGTGTTCAAGGATTTGGGTCCCGTTGCCCCGCGCGACCGCCTCGGGGCGACCGACGGCCCATGCCGCGATGGCCAGCGCCACGCCCTCATCGTCTGCTGCGGACAGACAGGTCGCATCGAGTGCGATACCGTGCATCGGCCAGAGCTGGTCGGTCAGAGCTCGTTGCACCGCCTCTCGGGTCTGCGCTGCATCCGGCCAGCGGATCAGCAGGAATTCCAGCCCTGCCACACGTGCGGGCAGGCAGGTGTCCCTGGTCAGCCGAGTGGCATCGGCGATCGTGACGATCCGATCGATGTGACCAAGCATGACGAGGGCGTGCCGGGCAAACCCTGCAACCTGAAAGTCAGCGTCCCGCAGCGCGTAGTCTATGAGCGCTATGGCCTCCGCATGTTGTGGCCATCGCAGGGCCAAGGACGCGATCGCCACCAATCGCACGGTCGACTCTGGATCCTGGGCTGCCTCGCAAACGGCCGCCAATGTGTCGGGGTCTTGAGGCCAACATGTGACCAACGTTTCCAGGGCTGCGGCACGAGCGGCGGAGGAGCTGGCTCTGGCGGCACGCTTCAGGGCCCTGAATCCGTAGGTGTCATCGCGGAAATGCTCGGCGAGTGACTGCTGGGCGAACAGACGGATATGGAAGTTGGCGTCACTGCTTGCCCGCGCCAGCCAGACCGTCGTCTCGACGGCGTCAGGCTTCCGCAACAGCACTGTGACAACGCCGAACTGCCGAATCGCGTCGTCGAGGTCGATCAGGGCGCGCCCTAGCAGATCTGAATCAGGTACGCAGCCGGCTGCCGAAAGACTCAAGGCCTTGATCGCGGAGTATCGGATGCCGGAAACGGAATCACGTGCCGCCGCGCCGGCGATCGCTCGTCCAATATCGGTATCCGGCTGCCACATGACTGCCAGATCAAAGGCCATGCGACGCACCTCGGCATCCATGTCAGCGGCAGCCCGTCGTACCTCTTCCCAGACCACCGGATCGGACGGATCACGCGCAACGAGCTGGAACAGCGCAGCCTCACGGTCGAGCGCCACAGCCGATCTGGCGGCGATGAGCAGTTCTGCCTGGGACGCCTTGGGTCCGAACCGATCGGCAATGGTGGTCTGATGCGTCACCCCGCGGACACCGCCGTCCGGATCCATGCACGCGATTTCAACTGCCGCGGCACACTCGCTCGCCCAGCGCGGATCGGCGATGAGCGACTCGAGGGCGAACTGCCGGATGGTCGGGTCAGGGTCTTCGGTGGCATGGCGTAGCAGGTGGGCTCCGACGTCGTCGGCCTGTGACGCCGCAAGTGTTTCCAGCGCGACCTGGCGAACAATCCCGTCCCGGCTGCGAGTCGCGGCCACAAAGACAGGGCGCACGTCGGGATCGGCAGCATGGAACATCGCCAATATCCGCATCGCAGTCGTCCGCGCGTCGGCATCGGGATCTCCGACCGCAGCCAGTGCAGCCCGGCGGGTCAACCGATGGCGCGGCCAATGGTCGAGCAGGAACGCCAACGCCTTACGGCGCACGCCACGGCTCGGATCGCGAGTCGCCCGCCAGACGGCCTCGACGGAGCCGGGCTCCTCGCTCCAGTTCTCGCCGAAAGACTCCAGCGCCTCTGTGCGCATGCCGGAATCCGGGTCCTCGGCCGCCTGGCGCAGGACCGCGACGGGGTCTTCGGGCACCCCTGACAACCGCGCCAGGGCCACGCGCGCCATGAACCGCACGGCGCCGTCTATGTCCCGGCCAGCCTGCTCGAGGAGGTCAGGGGTTTTCGGGTGTTCTAGCCAACGGGTGGCGAGCAGATCAACAGCCGTCGCGCGCACGCCCTCGTGGAGGTCACCGAATGCGCGATGAACGGCCAGCAGGGTGTTCGGGTCCTCTGCCCACTGCGCGACGAGCGCGTTCAACGCCGCCTCGCGAACGTCCTCATCCACCTCCTCGGACGCCCTTCGCACCAGCGGCAATGTCTCGGGGTCGTCAGCCCAGCTGGCGGCAAGAAATTCGAGAGCCGCTCGGCGTACGTCCCAGTGTGGATCGTGTCGCGCCATGTTCCGTACGGTCGGCAGGGTGTCGGCGTGTTGGCCCCAGCGTGTGACCAGCGCGCTCAGGGCCGCTTTGCGAACCTCACTGTCGTGGTCGACGAGTGCCTGGCAGACTGCTGTGAAGGCGACCGGCTCGGCGGTCCAGTGGGTGGAGAGAGCCACAAGCGCTGACTTGCGCACGCCATCGCTGTAGTCACGGACCGCGACGGACAGAGCGGCCAGCGCGTCGGGATGATCGGCCCAATGTTCGGAGATTGCGTCGAACGCAGCTGATCGGACATTGATGATGGGGTCCCGGACCGCACACAGGACGACCTCTCGCGTGGCATCCCGGTCGGGCCAGACCGCGGAGAGTCCGAGTACTGCTGCCCCGCGCTGGTCACTGTCCGGGGCTGTGATCGCCCGGTCAGCGAGTTCGTCACGAACCCGGTCAGAGTCAGGGAACAACGCGGCGACGAATCGCGCGGCGAACTGTGCCGCCGGCCGCACCCCGGTACGTCCGCCATATTCGTCGAACCATGCGAGGTACCGCTCCCGGCCGGGCCACCGCGCGCCGATTGCGGTGATGGCCGGTAGGACGGCCGTCACCAGGCGCTGGTCGCGGGCCTCGGCGAACGAGCGGATCGGGCGGCGCAGGGTCGCGATCAGCGCTTCGAGAGTCTGCAAGGCGCTGTTCGTGGCGGCGCTGATGTTCCGGATCTCGACCAGACACTGGGTGGCGAGGGTTACCGCCTCA from Catenulispora sp. GP43 encodes the following:
- a CDS encoding HEAT repeat domain-containing protein, producing MEPGDAVPRQQVSAGRDAFTAVHQTITIVNAKEAQATGRDPSPLRVYISSTFEDLPEHRAQVRLAMQRLDVTDVVMGTYVAEESRPLDRCLADVRSSDLYIGLLAWRYGYIPDGHDKSITELEYDQAGEADVPRLMFLHDETAPWPPVWVDRGAAYDKIETFRQRVAERHVCDFFTTADDLRSKVAEAVSREIQRRMNGVPDQRITVAGRAEWARYRGRLVDEYRRLDLDALTPPERDEHLAIGLREVFVEPNVREDVSPPELPKALQVRIQESARISADDLPQGVDRQRLEQVQQSYRARPAELAFDAVGQPRARLVVLLGDPGAGKSTLSRYIALSLAQEQEHERLAALRGYQPVLVELRDYSLSRDRHETLIEYLSFRARSDGLGVPAEVLEDELHGGGKILVLLDGLDELFDPREREAVARQIAGFAATYPSARILVTSRVVGYRPRILREAGFRHYTIQDLDPKQTDTFLESWYGLALGDRPAVAAGRRERLVRSIRESPSIRELAGNPMLLTILAIIGKHQELPRERWKVYDHAASVLIQHWDVNKHLQDASVDAAVIREDDKKELLRRLAYRMQTGAQGLAGNHLWHDDLVAEIRDYLQTRFQYEPTRAAAIANAMIEQFRERNFVLARYGSRIYGFVHRGLLEFFCASEIVARFEKTRELSESDLVTDVFGGHWEDHAWSEVLRLVTGMVDVSVADRIIAHLVTEARPAHSGMLDNPSLEAVTLATQCLVEIRNISAATNSALQTLEALIATLRRPIRSFAEARDQRLVTAVLPAITAIGARWPGRERYLAWFDEYGGRTGVRPAAQFAARFVAALFPDSDRVRDELADRAITAPDSDQRGAAVLGLSAVWPDRDATREVVLCAVRDPIINVRSAAFDAISEHWADHPDALAALSVAVRDYSDGVRKSALVALSTHWTAEPVAFTAVCQALVDHDSEVRKAALSALVTRWGQHADTLPTVRNMARHDPHWDVRRAALEFLAASWADDPETLPLVRRASEEVDEDVREAALNALVAQWAEDPNTLLAVHRAFGDLHEGVRATAVDLLATRWLEHPKTPDLLEQAGRDIDGAVRFMARVALARLSGVPEDPVAVLRQAAEDPDSGMRTEALESFGENWSEEPGSVEAVWRATRDPSRGVRRKALAFLLDHWPRHRLTRRAALAAVGDPDADARTTAMRILAMFHAADPDVRPVFVAATRSRDGIVRQVALETLAASQADDVGAHLLRHATEDPDPTIRQFALESLIADPRWASECAAAVEIACMDPDGGVRGVTHQTTIADRFGPKASQAELLIAARSAVALDREAALFQLVARDPSDPVVWEEVRRAAADMDAEVRRMAFDLAVMWQPDTDIGRAIAGAAARDSVSGIRYSAIKALSLSAAGCVPDSDLLGRALIDLDDAIRQFGVVTVLLRKPDAVETTVWLARASSDANFHIRLFAQQSLAEHFRDDTYGFRALKRAARASSSAARAAALETLVTCWPQDPDTLAAVCEAAQDPESTVRLVAIASLALRWPQHAEAIALIDYALRDADFQVAGFARHALVMLGHIDRIVTIADATRLTRDTCLPARVAGLEFLLIRWPDAAQTREAVQRALTDQLWPMHGIALDATCLSAADDEGVALAIAAWAVGRPEAVARGNGTQILEHVGLHRNDSRERITNLLHEPVGYIRRAGFEILLAAWPEESETREVARRSARDLDDDVRLAALQHLVRHRFRDATASREAWAALRYATLDPNEAIRRFAVETLTAFQPNELGTRVVQVAARRDPQRSVRVLRLDSVQSPPPLYHFDDLVRAASSSDWTQRWDAIDQLSVRWPDHPMVLELLVTAAVDPHFAQRELVLSALTRIRRDDANIRRMLFDAVRDPSAVVRMTALDLLMDCCPDAAETRDAILALCGDSDELVRGQACAVYAWRWLSGIARLRKVLTDSLRDSHWWVRYQAVKTATLLREVSPDDLLGAAADGAPITRYFLEFSLARWVSGLPLDLPSLLGLYSSADQALAVKAGYVLATSWGDRDEVLPVLYREAVGGNCSTAIKSVIALVGRQGPGEETRDLLARAVTSDFSGLRRAAIETLALPAFGDITEVVNRIIADDDVAVRQPAREWLQKRYCSSPLLADLSAAAVPSADRVLEQLAAVKELVLWRRDDHTFPALVQQVARNVCLTEHSSEWLRWFCEQST
- the istB gene encoding IS21-like element helper ATPase IstB; its protein translation is MLDTLDARLAQARGGDLGHLDFLQVLCDDEITRREQQAIARRIRRATFESAQATLESFDFAAAPKLPAAQIRDLAGLRWLAAGESMIAYGPVGVGKTHVAQAMGHLAIRRGAEVRFTKTSRLLADLAGGHADRSFDKRLGDYVRPALLILDDFAMREFTPAQADDLYELVSERTARGAAMALTSNRQPSDWYPLFPNPVVAESLLDRLINNSHQVFMNGPSYRPNRRPGRSADTTETKSE